From Camelina sativa cultivar DH55 chromosome 7, Cs, whole genome shotgun sequence, one genomic window encodes:
- the LOC104700430 gene encoding phospholipase A1-Igamma2, chloroplastic-like isoform X1, with the protein MATIPSHNHLLTTNSGHHHSSPPVNSSFSKINFPVKPRVTATRALSRTDESSLSAVISRLERERRERQGLTDEAEGLGERWMTAEDIRRRDKTSEEKGKLIDTWRKIQGEDDWAGLMEPMDPVLRSELIRYGEMAQACYDAFDFDPASKYCGSSRFSRLEFFDSLGMSGSGYEVARYLYATSNINLPNFFSKSRWSKVWSKNANWMGYVAVSDDETSRNRLGRRDIAIAWRGTVTKLEWIADLKDYLKPVSENKIRCPDPAVKVESGFLDLYTDKDTSCKFAKFSAREQILAEVKRLVETYDDEDEDSDLSITVTGHSLGGALAILSAYDIAEMGLNRSKSGKVIPVTVLTYGGPRVGNVRFKERMEELGVKVMRVVNVHDMVPKSPGLFLNESAPHALMKIAEGLPWCYCHVGEELALDHQNSPFLKPSVDLSNAHNLEAMLHLLDGFFLYRYHGKGERFVLSSGRDHALVNKASDFLKEHLQIPPFWRQDANKGMVRNSEGRWIQAERLRSEDHHSPDIHHHLSQLRLDHPS; encoded by the exons TTCTTACCACCAACTCCGGTCACCACCACTCTTCTCCTCCGGTTAACTCCAGCTTCTCAAAAATCAATTTTCCCGTCAAACCCCGAGTAACAGCTACGAGAGCTTTGTCCAGAACCGACGAGTCTTCTCTATCCGCCGTGATCTCTCGCCTCGAGCGAGAAAGACGCGAACGGCAAGGCTTAACTGACGAAGCGGAGGGACTCGGAGAACGGTGGATGACGGCGGAAGATATTCGCCGGCGAGACAAAACCTccgaagaaaaaggaaaactaatcGACACGTGGCGTAAGATCCAAGGAGAAGACGACTGGGCCGGGTTAATGGAACCGATGGATCCAGTCCTCAGATCGGAGCTGATCCGTTACGGCGAAATGGCTCAAGCCTGCTACGACGCTTTCGATTTCGACCCGGCTTCTAAATACTGCGGCAGCTCGAGGTTCTCGCGGCTCGAGTTCTTCGACTCACTCGGGATGAGCGGTTCGGGTTACGAGGTGGCGCGTTACCTCTACGCGACGTCCAACATCAACCTCCCCAACTTTTTCTCTAAATCGCGGTGGTCTAAGGTATGGAGCAAAAACGCTAACTGGATGGGATACGTCGCCGTTTCAGACGACGAAACGTCTCGTAACCGCCTCGGCCGCCGCGATATCGCGATCGCGTGGAGAGGCACAGTCACGAAACTCGAGTGGATCGCTGATTTAAAAGACTATTTAAAACCCGTATCCGAAAACAAGATCCGATGCCCCGACCCGGCCGTTAAAGTCGAATCCGGGTTCTTAGATCTCTACACCGACAAAGACACGTCATGCAAATTCGCTAAATTCTCCGCGCGTGAACAGATCTTAGCCGAGGTGAAACGTTTAGTGGAGACATACGACGACGAGGACGAAGACTCCGATCTAAGCATCACCGTGACGGGACACAGTCTCGGCGGCGCGTTGGCGATTTTGAGCGCGTACGATATAGCGGAGATGGGATTGAACCGGAGCAAAAGCGGGAAAGTGATTCCGGTGACGGTGTTGACGTACGGAGGGCCAAGAGTTGGGAACGTGAGGTTTAAAGAGAGGATGGAGGAGCTAGGAGTGAAGGTGATGAGAGTTGTGAACGTGCACGACATGGTTCCGAAGTCGCCGGGGTTGTTTTTGAACGAGAGTGCGCCGCACGCGTTGATGAAGATAGCGGAAGGGTTGCCGTGGTGTTATTGCCACGTGGGGGAGGAGCTGGCGTTAGATCATCAGAACTCGCCGTTTCTTAAACCTTCCGTTGATCTTTCTAATGCTCATAACCTTGAAGCTATGCTTCATCTCCTTGACGG tttctttttataTAGATATCATGGGAAAGGGGAGAGATTTGTGCTGTCGAGTGGGAGAGACCACGCATTAGTTAACAAAGCGTCGGATTTTTTGAAAGAGCATTTACAGATTCCACCGTTTTGGCGTCAAGACGCGAATAAAGGAATGGTTCGGAACAGTGAAGGTCGTTGGATTCAAGCCGAGCGTCTCCGTTCTGAGGATCATCATTCTCCTGACATCCATCACCATCTCTCTCAGCTTCGTCTTGATCATCCTTCTTaa
- the LOC104700430 gene encoding phospholipase A1-Igamma2, chloroplastic-like isoform X2, translating to MATIPSHNHLLTTNSGHHHSSPPVNSSFSKINFPVKPRVTATRALSRTDESSLSAVISRLERERRERQGLTDEAEGLGERWMTAEDIRRRDKTSEEKGKLIDTWRKIQGEDDWAGLMEPMDPVLRSELIRYGEMAQACYDAFDFDPASKYCGSSRFSRLEFFDSLGMSGSGYEVARYLYATSNINLPNFFSKSRWSKVWSKNANWMGYVAVSDDETSRNRLGRRDIAIAWRGTVTKLEWIADLKDYLKPVSENKIRCPDPAVKVESGFLDLYTDKDTSCKFAKFSAREQILAEVKRLVETYDDEDEDSDLSITVTGHSLGGALAILSAYDIAEMGLNRSKSGKVIPVTVLTYGGPRVGNVRFKERMEELGVKVMRVVNVHDMVPKSPGLFLNESAPHALMKIAEGLPWCYCHVGEELALDHQNSPFLKPSVDLSNAHNLEAMLHLLDGYHGKGERFVLSSGRDHALVNKASDFLKEHLQIPPFWRQDANKGMVRNSEGRWIQAERLRSEDHHSPDIHHHLSQLRLDHPS from the exons TTCTTACCACCAACTCCGGTCACCACCACTCTTCTCCTCCGGTTAACTCCAGCTTCTCAAAAATCAATTTTCCCGTCAAACCCCGAGTAACAGCTACGAGAGCTTTGTCCAGAACCGACGAGTCTTCTCTATCCGCCGTGATCTCTCGCCTCGAGCGAGAAAGACGCGAACGGCAAGGCTTAACTGACGAAGCGGAGGGACTCGGAGAACGGTGGATGACGGCGGAAGATATTCGCCGGCGAGACAAAACCTccgaagaaaaaggaaaactaatcGACACGTGGCGTAAGATCCAAGGAGAAGACGACTGGGCCGGGTTAATGGAACCGATGGATCCAGTCCTCAGATCGGAGCTGATCCGTTACGGCGAAATGGCTCAAGCCTGCTACGACGCTTTCGATTTCGACCCGGCTTCTAAATACTGCGGCAGCTCGAGGTTCTCGCGGCTCGAGTTCTTCGACTCACTCGGGATGAGCGGTTCGGGTTACGAGGTGGCGCGTTACCTCTACGCGACGTCCAACATCAACCTCCCCAACTTTTTCTCTAAATCGCGGTGGTCTAAGGTATGGAGCAAAAACGCTAACTGGATGGGATACGTCGCCGTTTCAGACGACGAAACGTCTCGTAACCGCCTCGGCCGCCGCGATATCGCGATCGCGTGGAGAGGCACAGTCACGAAACTCGAGTGGATCGCTGATTTAAAAGACTATTTAAAACCCGTATCCGAAAACAAGATCCGATGCCCCGACCCGGCCGTTAAAGTCGAATCCGGGTTCTTAGATCTCTACACCGACAAAGACACGTCATGCAAATTCGCTAAATTCTCCGCGCGTGAACAGATCTTAGCCGAGGTGAAACGTTTAGTGGAGACATACGACGACGAGGACGAAGACTCCGATCTAAGCATCACCGTGACGGGACACAGTCTCGGCGGCGCGTTGGCGATTTTGAGCGCGTACGATATAGCGGAGATGGGATTGAACCGGAGCAAAAGCGGGAAAGTGATTCCGGTGACGGTGTTGACGTACGGAGGGCCAAGAGTTGGGAACGTGAGGTTTAAAGAGAGGATGGAGGAGCTAGGAGTGAAGGTGATGAGAGTTGTGAACGTGCACGACATGGTTCCGAAGTCGCCGGGGTTGTTTTTGAACGAGAGTGCGCCGCACGCGTTGATGAAGATAGCGGAAGGGTTGCCGTGGTGTTATTGCCACGTGGGGGAGGAGCTGGCGTTAGATCATCAGAACTCGCCGTTTCTTAAACCTTCCGTTGATCTTTCTAATGCTCATAACCTTGAAGCTATGCTTCATCTCCTTGACGG ATATCATGGGAAAGGGGAGAGATTTGTGCTGTCGAGTGGGAGAGACCACGCATTAGTTAACAAAGCGTCGGATTTTTTGAAAGAGCATTTACAGATTCCACCGTTTTGGCGTCAAGACGCGAATAAAGGAATGGTTCGGAACAGTGAAGGTCGTTGGATTCAAGCCGAGCGTCTCCGTTCTGAGGATCATCATTCTCCTGACATCCATCACCATCTCTCTCAGCTTCGTCTTGATCATCCTTCTTaa
- the LOC104700430 gene encoding phospholipase A1-Igamma2, chloroplastic-like isoform X3: protein MATIPSHNHLLTTNSGHHHSSPPVNSSFSKINFPVKPRVTATRALSRTDESSLSAVISRLERERRERQGLTDEAEGLGERWMTAEDIRRRDKTSEEKGKLIDTWRKIQGEDDWAGLMEPMDPVLRSELIRYGEMAQACYDAFDFDPASKYCGSSRFSRLEFFDSLGMSGSGYEVARYLYATSNINLPNFFSKSRWSKVWSKNANWMGYVAVSDDETSRNRLGRRDIAIAWRGTVTKLEWIADLKDYLKPVSENKIRCPDPAVKVESGFLDLYTDKDTSCKFAKFSAREQILAEVKRLVETYDDEDEDSDLSITVTGHSLGGALAILSAYDIAEMGLNRSKSGKVIPVTVLTYGGPRVGNVRFKERMEELGVKVMRVVNVHDMVPKSPGLFLNESAPHALMKIAEGLPWCYCHVGEELALDHQNSPFLKPSVDLSNAHNLEAMLHLLDGYHGYVNFFNLEVENDKIWKPWDK from the exons TTCTTACCACCAACTCCGGTCACCACCACTCTTCTCCTCCGGTTAACTCCAGCTTCTCAAAAATCAATTTTCCCGTCAAACCCCGAGTAACAGCTACGAGAGCTTTGTCCAGAACCGACGAGTCTTCTCTATCCGCCGTGATCTCTCGCCTCGAGCGAGAAAGACGCGAACGGCAAGGCTTAACTGACGAAGCGGAGGGACTCGGAGAACGGTGGATGACGGCGGAAGATATTCGCCGGCGAGACAAAACCTccgaagaaaaaggaaaactaatcGACACGTGGCGTAAGATCCAAGGAGAAGACGACTGGGCCGGGTTAATGGAACCGATGGATCCAGTCCTCAGATCGGAGCTGATCCGTTACGGCGAAATGGCTCAAGCCTGCTACGACGCTTTCGATTTCGACCCGGCTTCTAAATACTGCGGCAGCTCGAGGTTCTCGCGGCTCGAGTTCTTCGACTCACTCGGGATGAGCGGTTCGGGTTACGAGGTGGCGCGTTACCTCTACGCGACGTCCAACATCAACCTCCCCAACTTTTTCTCTAAATCGCGGTGGTCTAAGGTATGGAGCAAAAACGCTAACTGGATGGGATACGTCGCCGTTTCAGACGACGAAACGTCTCGTAACCGCCTCGGCCGCCGCGATATCGCGATCGCGTGGAGAGGCACAGTCACGAAACTCGAGTGGATCGCTGATTTAAAAGACTATTTAAAACCCGTATCCGAAAACAAGATCCGATGCCCCGACCCGGCCGTTAAAGTCGAATCCGGGTTCTTAGATCTCTACACCGACAAAGACACGTCATGCAAATTCGCTAAATTCTCCGCGCGTGAACAGATCTTAGCCGAGGTGAAACGTTTAGTGGAGACATACGACGACGAGGACGAAGACTCCGATCTAAGCATCACCGTGACGGGACACAGTCTCGGCGGCGCGTTGGCGATTTTGAGCGCGTACGATATAGCGGAGATGGGATTGAACCGGAGCAAAAGCGGGAAAGTGATTCCGGTGACGGTGTTGACGTACGGAGGGCCAAGAGTTGGGAACGTGAGGTTTAAAGAGAGGATGGAGGAGCTAGGAGTGAAGGTGATGAGAGTTGTGAACGTGCACGACATGGTTCCGAAGTCGCCGGGGTTGTTTTTGAACGAGAGTGCGCCGCACGCGTTGATGAAGATAGCGGAAGGGTTGCCGTGGTGTTATTGCCACGTGGGGGAGGAGCTGGCGTTAGATCATCAGAACTCGCCGTTTCTTAAACCTTCCGTTGATCTTTCTAATGCTCATAACCTTGAAGCTATGCTTCATCTCCTTGACGG ATATCATggatatgttaatttttttaatttggaagtGGAAAACGACAAAATATGGAAGCCGTGGGATAAATAG